One segment of Neobacillus endophyticus DNA contains the following:
- a CDS encoding acetyl-CoA C-acetyltransferase yields MGRTVILSGVRTPFGKFGGGLSGFTAAQLGGVAIKEALKRAEVALEDVQEVIFGTVLQGGQGQIPSRQAAREAGLPWNVKTETINKVCASGLRSVTLADQIIRLGDEEVIVAGGMESMSNAPYILPKARWGLRMGNASVQDLMIHDGLSCSFTGVHMGTYGNSTAEELDISREAQDEWAFRSHQRAIEAIESGKFAEEIIAVEVPQKKGVPMVIEHDEAPRKDTSLEKLAKLGPAFNGEGTITAGNAPGVNDGAGALVLMSEDRAIREGRKVEAVIVGQAAIAVEAKDFPQTPGLVINELLRKSGKKLADIDLFEINEAFAAVALASGQIAGLDPEKVNVNGGAVALGHPIGASGARIIITLIHELKRRGGGFGIAAICSGGGQGDAILIEVPKA; encoded by the coding sequence ATGGGGAGAACGGTAATTTTGAGTGGGGTGAGAACGCCGTTTGGAAAATTTGGCGGCGGTTTAAGCGGTTTTACGGCCGCACAGCTTGGAGGAGTAGCCATAAAGGAAGCGCTTAAGCGAGCAGAGGTCGCACTAGAGGATGTTCAGGAAGTTATTTTTGGAACCGTTTTACAAGGGGGGCAGGGACAGATTCCTTCACGTCAGGCTGCCAGAGAAGCCGGGTTACCTTGGAATGTCAAAACGGAGACCATAAACAAAGTTTGTGCATCAGGGTTACGAAGTGTAACACTCGCGGACCAAATCATTCGTTTAGGTGATGAAGAAGTGATAGTTGCCGGCGGTATGGAATCGATGAGCAATGCGCCGTATATTTTGCCGAAAGCTAGATGGGGGTTACGCATGGGGAATGCTTCGGTACAGGACTTGATGATTCATGACGGCTTAAGCTGCAGTTTTACCGGTGTTCACATGGGAACATACGGGAATTCAACGGCAGAAGAGCTCGACATCAGCCGTGAAGCACAGGACGAGTGGGCTTTCAGAAGCCATCAACGGGCGATCGAAGCGATTGAAAGCGGCAAGTTTGCCGAGGAAATTATCGCGGTTGAGGTGCCACAGAAAAAAGGTGTGCCAATGGTAATTGAGCATGACGAAGCGCCAAGGAAAGACACCTCTTTGGAAAAATTGGCAAAACTCGGACCGGCCTTTAACGGTGAAGGAACCATCACGGCAGGTAATGCCCCTGGGGTAAATGACGGTGCAGGTGCTCTCGTGCTCATGAGTGAGGATCGTGCTATTCGGGAAGGACGCAAGGTGGAAGCTGTGATCGTTGGTCAAGCCGCGATTGCTGTCGAGGCGAAAGACTTTCCGCAAACACCAGGTCTTGTCATCAATGAGCTTTTACGAAAGAGCGGGAAAAAACTTGCGGATATTGACCTATTTGAAATCAATGAAGCTTTTGCCGCGGTGGCCCTGGCAAGCGGACAAATAGCAGGGCTTGATCCTGAAAAGGTGAATGTAAATGGCGGTGCGGTTGCCCTCGGGCACCCAATCGGCGCAAGCGGCGCGCGCATTATCATTACCTTAATTCATGAGTTGAAGCGCCGAGGCGGAGGCTTTGGAATTGCGGCCATATGCAGCGGAGGCGGCCAAGGCGACGCGATCCTGATTGAAGTGCCAAAGGCTTAG
- a CDS encoding 3-hydroxybutyryl-CoA dehydrogenase — protein sequence MNILKVMVIGAGQMGSGIAQVCAQAGYQVLLNDLKEEFVERGLGVINKNLSRNVEKGRMTAEEKQGTLNRLTASTNLSDASGVDLVIEAAVENMEIKTNIFAQLDEIAPAHTILASNTSSLPITEIAAATKRPEKVIGMHFMNPVPVMKLVEIIRGLATADEVYQVIEEMTKTLSKVPVEVNDFPGFVSNRVLMPMINEAIFTLYEGVATKEAIDEVMKLGMNHPMGPLTLADFIGLDTCLYIMETLQEGLGDDKYRPCPLLRKYVKAGWLGKKTGRGFYTYE from the coding sequence ATGAACATTTTAAAAGTGATGGTAATCGGGGCAGGGCAAATGGGCTCGGGGATTGCCCAAGTTTGTGCCCAAGCAGGGTATCAAGTTTTATTAAATGATTTAAAAGAGGAATTTGTTGAACGCGGATTGGGCGTAATCAATAAAAATCTATCCCGCAATGTGGAAAAAGGCAGGATGACTGCTGAAGAAAAGCAGGGGACCTTAAACCGTCTTACAGCATCTACTAATCTATCAGATGCAAGCGGCGTTGATCTAGTCATTGAAGCAGCTGTTGAAAATATGGAAATCAAGACGAACATTTTTGCTCAATTAGATGAAATTGCGCCGGCACATACCATTTTGGCAAGCAATACGTCTTCACTGCCAATCACGGAAATTGCAGCCGCCACCAAACGCCCGGAAAAAGTCATCGGCATGCATTTTATGAATCCGGTCCCTGTTATGAAGCTGGTTGAAATTATCCGCGGTTTGGCAACAGCTGATGAAGTCTATCAAGTGATTGAAGAGATGACGAAAACATTAAGTAAAGTGCCAGTTGAGGTCAATGATTTTCCAGGGTTTGTATCTAATCGGGTGCTGATGCCGATGATCAACGAAGCGATTTTTACGTTATATGAGGGCGTGGCAACGAAGGAAGCTATTGACGAAGTGATGAAGCTTGGAATGAATCACCCAATGGGGCCGTTGACGCTGGCTGATTTTATCGGCTTGGATACATGCCTGTACATTATGGAGACATTGCAAGAGGGACTGGGGGATGACAAATACCGTCCATGTCCGCTTCTTCGCAAATATGTAAAAGCAGGCTGGCTCGGCAAGAAAACTGGACGCGGATTCTATACGTACGAATAG